A single genomic interval of Noviherbaspirillum cavernae harbors:
- a CDS encoding TonB-dependent receptor domain-containing protein, giving the protein MQRQTHWMPTVIASALSFAFSFPISGAAQAAEPMLSPVVVTATRQETRASDLLSDVTVIDREEIERNSGDTIVELLTRQAGIQSYRSGGQGAQTGFFVRGANTNQVKVLVDGLPLNGAADQSGSSALYNLPLANVERIEILRGPASTLYGADAIGGVIQIFTRKGEPGVKADGFIGYGTHNTYQANAGISAGGEQWRLRVDGSRDSTQGISAQTNATRQDADKEGYYNNAGSVAFSFLPAQGQELGASVRHNEGRSHFDSGNVPANSNYDFYNDFRSSQWQVFSKNRITSSWRSNLLYGQTTEWTSIHSLDFMGSPEVSTFETQNRQLSWQNDIDLSLGKLLLAAEHLEQQGSPSQNFDGRDSMRNNSLLAGWTGNWNRHRWQLNARHDEHSAFGSKDTYGLAYGYQLTPQWRAQASYGTAFKAPSLSQLYMPIYGNPALQPEEAKNREIGLVWEQGKHSASATYYRNNVTNLIGYDPFTFQSINIGRASLEGVTLAYSGKFGDWNLRASYDWLDAVNEESRKQLPLRARNKAQVAVLRRLGLLETGVELNSVGSRYASTRETGRMGGYTLVNLTARYALSKNWSLEGRIDNLFDKQYETSRADYFNYTNLNTYGTLGTTAFVGIRYTPN; this is encoded by the coding sequence ATGCAACGCCAGACACACTGGATGCCGACTGTGATCGCATCCGCACTTTCCTTTGCCTTTTCCTTTCCCATTTCGGGCGCTGCGCAGGCGGCGGAACCCATGTTGTCGCCGGTGGTGGTGACAGCCACCCGCCAGGAGACGCGCGCTTCCGATCTGCTATCCGATGTGACGGTCATCGACCGCGAAGAGATCGAACGCAACAGCGGCGACACCATCGTCGAACTGCTGACGCGCCAGGCGGGCATCCAATCCTATCGCTCGGGCGGTCAAGGGGCGCAGACGGGGTTCTTCGTCCGTGGTGCCAATACGAATCAGGTCAAGGTTTTGGTCGATGGTCTGCCGCTGAACGGCGCCGCCGACCAATCCGGCAGCTCGGCGCTGTACAACCTGCCGCTGGCCAATGTCGAGCGCATCGAGATCCTGCGCGGCCCGGCATCGACGTTGTATGGCGCCGATGCGATCGGCGGCGTGATCCAGATTTTCACGCGCAAGGGCGAGCCAGGAGTGAAGGCGGACGGCTTCATCGGCTACGGCACGCACAACACTTATCAGGCGAATGCCGGCATTTCCGCGGGCGGCGAACAGTGGCGTTTGCGGGTGGACGGCAGCCGCGATTCGACGCAGGGTATTTCCGCGCAGACTAACGCGACCCGTCAGGATGCCGACAAGGAGGGCTACTACAACAACGCCGGTTCGGTGGCATTTTCCTTCCTCCCTGCGCAGGGGCAGGAGCTGGGCGCGAGCGTGCGCCACAACGAAGGCCGCAGCCATTTCGACAGTGGTAATGTGCCGGCAAACAGCAATTACGATTTCTACAACGACTTCCGCTCCTCGCAATGGCAGGTGTTTTCCAAGAACCGGATTACCTCGTCCTGGCGCAGCAACCTGCTGTATGGGCAGACGACCGAGTGGACATCGATACATTCGCTCGACTTCATGGGCAGTCCAGAAGTCTCGACGTTCGAAACGCAAAACCGCCAGTTGAGCTGGCAGAACGATATCGATCTGTCGCTGGGAAAATTGCTGCTGGCGGCGGAGCATCTGGAGCAGCAAGGTTCGCCGAGCCAGAACTTCGACGGACGCGACAGCATGAGGAACAACTCCCTGTTGGCCGGCTGGACGGGTAATTGGAACCGCCATCGTTGGCAGCTCAATGCGCGTCACGACGAGCATTCTGCTTTCGGCAGCAAGGACACTTATGGACTGGCCTATGGTTATCAGTTGACGCCGCAATGGCGTGCGCAGGCCAGCTACGGCACGGCCTTCAAGGCGCCGAGCCTGTCGCAGCTCTACATGCCGATCTATGGCAATCCCGCCTTGCAGCCGGAAGAGGCGAAGAACCGCGAAATCGGTCTCGTGTGGGAGCAGGGCAAACACAGTGCGTCCGCGACCTACTATCGCAACAACGTCACCAACCTGATCGGCTATGACCCGTTCACCTTCCAGAGCATCAATATCGGACGTGCTTCGCTGGAAGGCGTCACGCTGGCGTATTCCGGTAAATTCGGTGACTGGAACCTGCGTGCGTCCTACGATTGGCTCGATGCCGTCAACGAAGAAAGCCGCAAGCAATTGCCGCTGCGCGCGCGCAACAAGGCGCAGGTCGCAGTGTTGCGCAGGTTGGGCTTGCTGGAAACTGGGGTGGAACTGAACAGCGTGGGAAGCCGGTATGCTTCGACGAGGGAGACCGGACGGATGGGCGGCTATACCTTGGTCAACCTGACGGCACGTTACGCGCTCAGCAAGAACTGGTCGCTGGAAGGCAGGATCGACAACCTGTTCGACAAGCAGTATGAGACGAGTCGTGCCGATTATTTCAACTACACCAACCTCAACACCTATGGCACGCTGGGTACCACGGCTTTCGTCGGGATTCGCTACACGCCGAACTAA
- a CDS encoding ABC transporter substrate-binding protein produces MAMLAGPVAGEPPRRVVSLDLCTDWLLARYAPHDRAVALSPLSQRWRLDGMAMPWPAHDGTLEQVLQFQPDFVITGQYNALLLRGRLQALGKQVEVLPLPTQLSDVAPYEKRVLSLLGLPEALASEPVAPAARTGSKRLLLLGANGIGTGRGTLEDEILQRAGWTNYLQDSGYVRLDLERIAVDPPDAVLWAAPASPALANRFAEHPVLKRSVPASRWLTSDPWRWQCPGPWTWELVRELRHALSENE; encoded by the coding sequence ATGGCAATGCTTGCCGGCCCGGTGGCCGGCGAGCCGCCACGCCGGGTGGTGTCGCTCGACCTTTGTACTGACTGGTTGCTGGCGCGCTATGCACCGCACGACCGGGCGGTCGCGTTATCGCCGCTCAGTCAGCGGTGGCGGCTGGATGGAATGGCGATGCCGTGGCCGGCGCATGACGGCACGCTGGAGCAAGTCCTCCAGTTCCAGCCCGATTTCGTCATCACCGGCCAGTACAACGCCTTGCTGTTGCGCGGGCGGCTGCAGGCGCTCGGCAAGCAGGTCGAGGTGTTGCCGTTGCCGACGCAGTTGTCGGACGTCGCGCCTTATGAAAAGCGCGTGCTGTCCCTGCTCGGATTGCCCGAGGCGCTGGCGAGCGAGCCCGTCGCGCCTGCAGCGCGAACAGGCAGTAAGCGGCTGCTATTGTTGGGTGCCAATGGCATCGGCACCGGACGCGGCACGCTGGAAGATGAAATCCTGCAGCGTGCCGGCTGGACCAACTATTTGCAGGACAGCGGCTATGTGCGGCTGGACCTCGAACGCATCGCCGTCGATCCGCCGGATGCCGTACTCTGGGCGGCACCGGCCAGTCCGGCGTTGGCAAACCGCTTTGCCGAGCATCCGGTGCTGAAGCGGTCGGTGCCTGCCTCGCGCTGGCTGACGAGCGATCCCTGGCGCTGGCAATGTCCCGGCCCGTGGACATGGGAGCTGGTGCGGGAATTGCGCCATGCCCTGAGCGAGAATGAGTAA
- a CDS encoding FecCD family ABC transporter permease has protein sequence MTRPTADGLTASALAVPALGAVLLMVAVLSLAVGSVPVPVFDGLCDWLAGRPSVAAMIVGEIRLPRTLLSLLVGACLGLSGAALQGLLRNPLADPGLTGASQGAALGAAAVFYFGLFPGLGEMAPAMAGLIGAGLALLLMLALAGAARPSQVILAGLAISTLTGAALAAVLNFAPNPYAMQELVFWLLGSVSERGLGQLRILLPALLVGGVLIWGQRRLLAALSLGEQAAQSMGLSFARGGRMLVLGVALLVGASVSIAGSIGFVGLIVPHLMRPLVRHRPERLLLPSALAGAILVGLADMVVRLLPPGREIKLGVLTSLIGAPLFIWLVWRERRQWL, from the coding sequence ATGACACGACCGACCGCTGACGGATTGACCGCTTCCGCATTGGCCGTTCCCGCGCTGGGCGCGGTGCTGCTGATGGTCGCCGTCCTGTCGCTGGCGGTCGGCTCGGTGCCGGTGCCGGTGTTCGACGGCTTGTGCGACTGGCTGGCCGGACGCCCGAGTGTCGCCGCGATGATCGTGGGCGAGATCCGGCTGCCGCGCACCTTGTTATCCCTACTGGTAGGCGCCTGTCTCGGCTTGAGCGGTGCGGCCTTGCAGGGCCTGCTGCGCAACCCGCTGGCCGATCCGGGACTCACCGGGGCGAGTCAGGGCGCAGCGCTCGGCGCGGCGGCGGTGTTCTATTTCGGCCTGTTCCCCGGTCTCGGCGAGATGGCTCCCGCCATGGCGGGCCTGATCGGCGCCGGACTGGCGCTCTTGCTGATGCTGGCGCTGGCGGGTGCTGCGCGGCCTTCCCAAGTGATCCTCGCCGGGCTGGCGATTTCGACCCTGACTGGCGCGGCGCTGGCGGCGGTACTGAACTTCGCGCCCAATCCCTACGCCATGCAGGAACTGGTGTTTTGGTTGCTGGGCTCGGTTTCCGAACGCGGCCTGGGGCAGTTGCGGATATTGCTACCTGCATTGCTCGTCGGTGGCGTGCTGATCTGGGGGCAGCGCCGCTTGCTGGCGGCCTTGAGCCTGGGGGAGCAGGCGGCGCAAAGCATGGGCCTGTCGTTTGCGCGGGGCGGGCGGATGCTGGTGCTGGGAGTGGCTTTGTTGGTTGGCGCGTCGGTATCGATTGCTGGCAGCATCGGTTTCGTCGGGCTGATCGTGCCGCATCTGATGCGCCCGCTGGTGCGGCATCGCCCTGAGCGCCTGCTGCTGCCATCGGCGTTGGCCGGCGCGATCCTGGTCGGTCTGGCGGACATGGTGGTGCGCCTGTTGCCGCCCGGACGGGAAATCAAGCTCGGCGTGCTGACTTCGCTGATCGGCGCGCCGCTGTTCATCTGGCTGGTCTGGAGGGAGCGCAGGCAATGGCTCTGA
- a CDS encoding ABC transporter ATP-binding protein, with protein sequence MALIDVRHLHCARRLADVSFALAPGEILGVIGPNGAGKSSLLQCLAGILDYQGEVDFEGHALAGLAMRQRAQRIGFLPQSSGSAWALQVEDVVALGRLPWGDNNPQALRDAARQAGIETLLGRRVDRLSGGEQARVWLARVLAGQPRLLLADEPIASLDLLHQRSVMEALRTYADGERGVILSIHDFGLAARYCDRLCLLREGAIHALGRPAEVLTEHHLSEVFQVPVHVDLVANPPVVALK encoded by the coding sequence ATGGCTCTGATCGACGTGCGTCATCTGCATTGCGCCCGTCGATTAGCCGACGTGTCCTTCGCGCTGGCGCCGGGGGAAATCCTCGGCGTCATCGGTCCCAACGGCGCAGGCAAATCGAGCTTGCTGCAATGTCTTGCGGGCATCCTCGACTACCAGGGCGAGGTCGATTTCGAAGGGCATGCCTTGGCCGGGCTGGCGATGCGCCAACGGGCACAACGCATCGGCTTCCTGCCGCAATCCTCCGGCAGCGCGTGGGCGCTGCAGGTGGAAGACGTGGTCGCGCTGGGCCGCTTGCCTTGGGGCGATAACAATCCTCAAGCCCTGCGGGACGCCGCCCGGCAAGCCGGTATCGAAACTTTGTTGGGACGGCGGGTCGATCGCTTGTCCGGCGGCGAGCAAGCCAGGGTGTGGCTGGCGCGCGTGCTGGCGGGGCAACCCCGGCTGCTGCTGGCCGACGAGCCCATTGCCAGCCTCGATTTGCTGCACCAGCGCAGCGTGATGGAAGCGTTGCGAACTTATGCCGATGGCGAACGCGGCGTGATCCTGTCGATCCACGATTTCGGCCTGGCAGCGCGCTACTGCGACCGGCTTTGCCTGCTGCGCGAGGGCGCTATCCATGCGCTCGGCCGGCCCGCCGAAGTGCTGACCGAGCACCATCTTTCCGAGGTTTTCCAGGTGCCCGTCCATGTGGACCTGGTGGCCAATCCACCTGTTGTTGCGCTGAAGTAG